Proteins co-encoded in one Rhodospirillales bacterium genomic window:
- a CDS encoding branched-chain amino acid ABC transporter substrate-binding protein encodes MALIKLVRTFAVMLPVVVVAFSARGADTVKLGLIEPFSGPIAAVGRDTLEIFEFFANEVNQRGGVLGGRHIEIVPLDNAMNAEKTTQQLRKVIDDEIRFVSQGVGSNHALNIIKFLQRHNRRNPDQAILYLNHSAVTTSFTNELCSFWHFRFDANVDMKVAALVTQLGRDPSVQKLYMLNQNYAYGQAFQAAAQHMLTERAPGIELVGDELIVPFGKVLDFTPYIAKIKAAGADTVLTGNWGPDLVRFVKAASEANLDASFYTIYAGIPSSVAGIGAKDGIATRLKQVTEMHENDPLYDQQPAELLDTYDRWRQQTGKSIYSERMRWTIEFFAAALDKAGSDDPALVAAAMEGMTMDGPAGPLVMRGEDHQIIFPMVISTMAEDLERPYIYEGDNYEVAFATDGWIMSDAIELPTTCEMKRP; translated from the coding sequence ATGGCCTTGATCAAGTTGGTCCGCACGTTCGCGGTAATGTTGCCGGTCGTCGTTGTCGCGTTCTCCGCTCGCGGTGCGGACACGGTCAAACTGGGACTGATTGAACCGTTCTCTGGTCCGATCGCTGCTGTCGGCCGTGACACGCTCGAAATCTTTGAATTCTTTGCAAACGAAGTGAATCAGCGGGGCGGTGTTCTCGGTGGCCGTCACATCGAGATCGTTCCGCTCGACAACGCGATGAACGCGGAGAAAACGACACAGCAGCTTCGCAAGGTCATCGACGATGAGATCCGCTTCGTGAGCCAGGGGGTGGGGTCAAACCACGCGCTCAACATCATCAAGTTCCTGCAGCGCCACAACCGCCGAAACCCGGACCAGGCCATTCTCTACCTCAATCATTCCGCGGTTACGACCTCGTTCACGAATGAGCTGTGCTCCTTTTGGCATTTTCGCTTCGACGCGAACGTGGACATGAAAGTGGCTGCGCTGGTTACGCAGCTCGGCCGTGATCCATCGGTTCAGAAGCTCTACATGCTCAACCAGAACTATGCCTACGGGCAGGCCTTTCAGGCCGCGGCGCAGCACATGCTCACCGAGCGGGCGCCTGGTATTGAACTGGTTGGCGACGAGTTGATCGTGCCATTCGGGAAGGTGCTCGATTTCACCCCGTACATCGCGAAGATCAAGGCTGCGGGCGCCGACACTGTCCTGACGGGTAACTGGGGTCCCGACCTTGTGCGGTTCGTCAAGGCAGCTTCCGAAGCCAACCTTGATGCATCCTTCTACACCATTTACGCAGGTATACCGAGCTCAGTCGCCGGCATTGGTGCGAAAGATGGTATCGCGACGCGACTGAAGCAGGTCACGGAAATGCACGAGAATGATCCGTTGTATGACCAGCAGCCTGCCGAACTCCTGGACACCTACGACCGTTGGCGTCAGCAGACGGGCAAGAGCATTTATTCGGAACGCATGCGATGGACGATCGAGTTTTTCGCTGCGGCGCTGGATAAAGCGGGAAGCGATGATCCCGCCTTGGTCGCCGCCGCGATGGAAGGCATGACGATGGACGGACCGGCAGGACCGCTGGTGATGCGCGGCGAGGACCATCAGATCATCTTCCCGATGGTCATCAGCACCATGGCCGAAGACTTGGAACGACCGTACATCTACGAAGGCGACAATTACGAAGTAGCGTTTGCGACGGATGGCTGGATCATGTCGGACGCGATCGAGCTCCCGACCACATGTGAGATGAAGCGCCCGTGA
- the mnmE gene encoding tRNA uridine-5-carboxymethylaminomethyl(34) synthesis GTPase MnmE, whose amino-acid sequence MAGDTIVAPASGPPPSAICIIRISGPATKAALHSLCGKELCPRRLARVTLRETDRTVPLDEGLAVFFPGPDSFTGEDVGELHVHGSRAVIDGVIDELCRVPDVRPADPGEFSRRAFANGKLDLVQAEGIADLVAAETRFQRIQAVRQVQGGLSELYDSWRSRAIECLAEAEASLDFIDEADVGSVPLQPGKTQSLAHDITAHLDDGRRGERLREGFRVAVLGPPNSGKSSLVNLLARREAAIVSSAAGTTRDIIEVHMNLGGWPVTLADTAGIRKSGDAIEREGIRRALNWAKQADVMLVLGDLSTGEKPQFEVTAPRSVRVWNKSDLRSPMQDPRVLPGDLAISCRTGSGIDGLLDALEGVVAAGGGHPEEGLALTRVRHREALKRAANALRNVQHSVSTELAAEELRAAVHALGRITGRVDVEDVLDRVFSNFCIGK is encoded by the coding sequence TTGGCGGGAGACACGATTGTTGCTCCGGCGAGCGGCCCTCCACCGAGCGCCATCTGCATCATCCGCATTTCCGGTCCAGCCACCAAGGCTGCGTTGCACAGCTTGTGTGGGAAGGAACTTTGTCCGCGCCGCTTGGCCCGCGTCACGTTGCGGGAAACTGACCGGACCGTGCCCCTCGACGAGGGGCTTGCCGTGTTCTTTCCAGGGCCCGACAGCTTCACGGGCGAGGACGTTGGTGAACTGCATGTTCATGGCAGCCGGGCTGTCATCGACGGCGTGATCGACGAACTCTGTCGGGTGCCCGACGTCCGACCGGCTGACCCCGGCGAGTTTTCGCGAAGAGCCTTCGCGAACGGCAAACTCGATCTCGTTCAGGCCGAAGGGATTGCCGACCTGGTGGCCGCGGAGACCCGCTTCCAGCGCATCCAGGCGGTTCGTCAGGTTCAGGGCGGCCTGAGCGAGCTCTACGATTCGTGGCGTTCCCGGGCCATCGAATGCCTGGCTGAAGCGGAAGCCTCCCTCGACTTCATCGACGAAGCCGACGTGGGGTCGGTGCCGCTGCAACCGGGCAAGACGCAGTCGCTTGCCCATGACATCACGGCGCACCTCGACGACGGCCGTCGCGGTGAGCGGTTACGTGAAGGATTTCGGGTCGCAGTGCTCGGCCCACCCAATTCTGGGAAGTCCAGCTTGGTGAACCTGTTGGCACGGCGGGAAGCGGCGATCGTTTCCTCCGCTGCTGGCACGACGCGCGACATCATCGAAGTGCACATGAACCTTGGAGGATGGCCGGTCACACTTGCCGACACCGCCGGAATCCGGAAGTCCGGCGACGCGATCGAGCGTGAGGGCATTCGGCGGGCGCTGAATTGGGCCAAGCAAGCGGACGTGATGCTGGTTCTGGGTGATCTTTCCACCGGGGAGAAGCCGCAGTTCGAAGTTACGGCGCCGCGATCGGTGCGGGTGTGGAACAAGTCCGATCTCCGCTCGCCGATGCAGGATCCACGCGTCCTGCCCGGCGATCTCGCGATCTCCTGCCGTACCGGTAGCGGCATCGACGGGCTGCTGGATGCGCTGGAAGGGGTGGTCGCTGCGGGAGGCGGTCACCCGGAGGAAGGACTGGCCCTCACGCGCGTGCGGCACCGCGAAGCGCTAAAGCGGGCGGCCAACGCGCTGCGAAACGTCCAGCACTCGGTTTCGACGGAGTTGGCCGCGGAAGAACTACGCGCCGCGGTGCATGCGCTGGGCCGGATCACGGGCCGGGTCGACGTGGAAGACGTGCTCGACAGGGTGTTTTCTAACTTTTGCATCGGAAAATAG
- a CDS encoding (2Fe-2S) ferredoxin domain-containing protein encodes MTGQDVADELYFRSHVFCCTNVRAPGHTKGCCHDRGGTDLRTYMKAKVRELKLERVRINASGCLDRCEHGPVMVIYPDGVWYSCKTRSDVDEVIETHLRGGKEVSRLKLPPAEPAG; translated from the coding sequence ATGACGGGCCAGGATGTCGCCGACGAACTCTATTTCCGTTCGCATGTGTTCTGTTGCACGAATGTCCGCGCGCCCGGACATACGAAAGGATGTTGTCATGACCGAGGCGGTACGGACCTTCGGACATACATGAAGGCCAAAGTGCGCGAGCTCAAGCTCGAACGCGTGCGGATCAATGCGTCCGGCTGCCTCGACCGATGCGAGCACGGACCGGTCATGGTGATCTATCCGGACGGCGTCTGGTACTCGTGCAAGACGCGAAGCGATGTGGACGAAGTCATCGAGACCCACCTCCGCGGCGGCAAGGAGGTGAGCCGTCTCAAGTTGCCGCCGGCAGAGCCCGCTGGCTAG